In the genome of Microcoleus vaginatus PCC 9802, the window GAAGGGGGGGTAAAAATGCGGTAAAAATTACGTTTTTATCTTTAGTCCACGTCGGGGATCTCGTTTATGTAGACGCGGTTTCAACCTTCGTTTTATCTAAGTAAAAAGTAGAAATAAAAACCTAAACTCTTATGTCTTACAGTCAATTTACAACCATCGGCAAGGTTAAAGAAGCCTTCAATCTTACAGTAGTGGAAGGAATCAGATTTCTGCCGGAAATCGAACCGATCGCACCCGCAACAGCATTGCAGACCATGCTGGAGACAAATTTGCCTTGGGCGATCGCCACTAGCACCGAAAAAGCCCGTTCTGAAGCTATTATTAACCCTGTATTGCTGGAAGTTCGCAGGATTCTGAACCAACAAATCAGCGTGTTTTCGGGTGAGGAATTTAATGTTGATGTAGCTGTTGGACTTACAGGAGTTTGCGATTTTATCATCAGCCGTTCCCCGGAACAATTAGACGTGGAGGCCCCGGTAATTGTGATGGTGGAAGCTAAAAAAGGAGATTTGAAAGTAGGTTTGGGTCAATGTATTGCTGAAATGGTGGCGGCCCAGAGATTTAATGAAGCCAAAAGGCGATCGATTTCCGTCATCTACGGCAGCGTTTCCAGCGGCACAGCTTGGCGGTTTCTCAAGCTGGAAGGGCAAATAGTGACGATCGATCTTACCGATTATCCGCTACCTCCAGTAGATAAAATATTGGGATTTTTAGTGTGGATGGTGCGCGAAAATTAGCATTATATCCCCATCGCCCCCCGCATCGCCAACAGCGCCACCCCGTAAGCAGCCGCAGTATGAATCGGCGTTTCAACAGGGACTTTTAAATAACGCTTTCTAATCGCACTCCAAACCGCATTTTTTGCCCCGCCGCCAGCCGTATAAACTTTGGTCAAAGGAGTTGCACCCAATTCTTGCAATAATTGATATCCCCGCGCTTCAATTCGCGCTATACTTTCTAGCAAACCGTGCAGAAATTCCACAGAATCAGTGGGACGCGGTTCGAGTCGCGGCGGCAAATTCGGGTCATTAATCGGAAAGCGATCGCCCTTTTTCAACAATGGGTAATAATCCAGCAAACTCTCTTGTTCTGGATCAATTTGTGTGCTATAAGTTTCTAACTCAACATCAGTAAAAAAGTGTCGTAGCACCGCACCTCCGGTATTAGAAGCACCTCCAACTAACCACAAATCGCCTAATTTATGACTGTAAATCCCGTATCTAGAATCATCTACGCGGGTATGACTTAACAGTTTGACTGCTAGTGTAGAGCCGAGAGAACTTACTGCTTCCCCTGGTAAATTGACACCGCTTGCTAAAAATGCGGCAATGCTATCGGTTGTACCAGCACAAATCATACAATCGCGGGGAAAACCGAAGCGATCGCCCACTTGAGCTCTCACTTCCCCCACAGGCGTGCCCGGTGCCACAACTTGCGGCAATTCAGGAGTTGCAGCGCCCGCAATTCCCTCTATCAGCCAATTCGGATAGCACAAAGTATCAACATCGAAACCGAGTTTCAAAGCATTGTGATAGTCGCTAATTCCCAATTTTCCGTGCAGCAGAAATGCCAGCCAGTCAGCTTGATGCAGGAAATAAAGCTTCTCAACAACAGGCAAGATGCCTGTTCCACAAAGACTGAATTGTTTTGTCGGGTGGGCTTCTAGCCCGCCCTCCTGCCACCACAGGAGTTTAGCCAGACTGGATGTAGCGCTTAATACTGTGTGGTTGGCAGGGGCGATCGCCCGCAACCTCTCAGTCACCGCTGCACCGCGCGCATCATTGTATAAAATCGGCTCGCATACTGGTATACCGTCGGTATTGCACAGCATGACAGTGGAAGATGTGCCGTCAAGGGCGATCGCCCTTACCTGATTGCGGATTGTTGGGGGAATTTGCTCGATCGAATCCCACAGCGCATTTTGCCACACCGAGGGCAATTCACGCTGTTGTTGCCCGTTGTTGGCAAAAGTATATTCAGTCTCACAATGTATTGTACCCTGGGAGTCTATGACAGTCGATCGAGCGCCAGTCGTGCCGAAATCTATTCCCAAATAAAGATTCATTTGTTACTCCGGCGAATTTTTCTATTTTGAGGAAACCACAAAGTTTATTTACATCTTATTGTTGTTTCTAACTCAGCTTCTTCAGCGAGAATATCAGCATTTATCTGGTCTTTGTCCTATTCTTTAAATAGGGGATGATTTTCTAAGGTGCGAGCCCTAGGTCTGAAAACTTTTAGGTCTTCTACAGATTTTAATAGGGCATATCTAACCTGTATATGTTTTAACATAATTGGTGCGTTACACTTCGCTAACTCACCCTAAACTTCGTAAAAATAAGGTTCGATAAAAAAGACTTGACAAAGGGCTAAAATCGCTATAAATTACAGCTTACAGCTCTCGATGTGAAAGAAGAGAGAACCATACAACCAACCCTAACCACCCCAACACCCCAACAACCCAACCCAATCCTTCTCCCCCCCACGCAAACACACGCGCACAGGACGGGAGGTGCCCCCGTGGTGCTTGCAAATTAAAGGTTAAATCATTGTAGCTCAACCACTCTTTCCTCCCCTTTCTCCTCTTTCGCCAACCGACACGATCGCCTAGCTTGCATTCAGTGTCATAATCAACTTTACCGCCTATTTCTAACCAGATTTTTTTCTGGACGCTAAAGCCAAAGTGACCCTGACTGTATTTTACCCACAATTTGTCGATCGTCCGCAAATCATCGCCAGGAAAATTCTCGATCGAGTTCGTATCGAACCAACCTTCCTTCTCGCGTCTAGCAGCTTTTAACATCACCTTGAATGTTTCCTGATCCGCCTCTTTCCACTCCCCTGTGGCCAATAAATCCCGGAGACGAGTATAGTCAACATCCCGCGCCGATTTCAGGGAGTCTGGTGGCGGAGGAGGTACTTGAGGTGATGGTTGAGGTGATTGAGAAGCAAGAGCCTGCAACACTTCAGTAGCAGACTGATAACGTTTCTTAATAGCAGGTTGTATCATTTTATCTAAAATCTGACCCAGTTCCGAACTGACAGATGTTTTTAAGTGTTCTCGCCACACCCACTCAAACTCGGTATCATCGAATAAATCAATTGGCTTAACCTGAGTTAACAGACACAGACAAGTGACACCCAGACTATAAATATCACTCGCATGAATAGCTTTGCCGTTGGCTTGTTCTGGTGCCGTATATCCAGCCGTCCCGATCCTCGTTCCCGTTACCGCTAGAGCCGTTTGTGTCGCATATTTCGCGGCTCCAAAGTCAACTAAAACCAGTTGCCCATCTTGCCGAAGAATAATATTTTCTGGCTTGATATCTCGATGAATAACTTGGCGAGAGTGAATGAACTCGAATACTGGCAGTAAATTATTAAGCAAATTGCGAATCTGCGTTTCGCTAAAATATCCCTTAGATTCTAGTGTTTGGGCTACATTTTCACCGTCGATAAATTCTTGGACTAAATACTGCCGTCCATCTTGACTAAAATATGCTAATAATTCGGGAATTTGAGAATGTTTACCCAACTGTTCTAGGCGTACTGCTTCAAGCTCAAATAACTCAGTAGCTTTCTGGATACTAGAAGTGCCTTGAAATTGGGGGTACAATTGTTTAATAACGCAGGGAGGTTTTGAGGGTTTATACTCGTCAATAGCTAGAAAAGTGCGCCCAAATCCCCCTTGTCCAATAATTTTTTGGGCTCCGTAGCGATCGCCCAATAGCAGTTTATTGCCGCATTTTTGACAAAATTTTGTAGAGCCAGAGGGGTTTTGGAATAGGCAATCAGGGTTTAGACACTGGCTCATAAAATAGGCTTAGAGATTACAGATTAAAGCTCTCGATGCGATGCCAGCGGAGATGGTTTTAAATGAAACACCAGATCCGGGTAAGGACATCGCATTGCCTTTCATCGTGTCAACTTAACCCCAAAAACCGCTTAACCCGAAAGCTTGGCAGGGGTTTAAACCCCTGCCAAACCAAGCATTGCCGTGTCCCTAGTTAAACTTTTGTCCCGCACTCAGGACAAAACTTATTGCTCGAAACATTCTTCGCGCCGCAACTCGGACAATAAATCAACTCCGCAGATTGCAACTTGCTGCGTTCGGGCAAACCAACCATTTGAGCGTTGCTCTTACCTGGAACTACCATCGGATAGCAGTTTTCGTCCCTCGTCACCTTCACGTTCATCACCACTGGGCCGTCATGAGCGAGCATTTGAGCGATCGCATCTTTGAGTTCCTCCGGCCGCGAAACCAGCATCCCTCTCACCCCGTAAGCTTCAGCCAGCATCACAAAATCTGGCATCCCCACAGTCATATTC includes:
- a CDS encoding protein kinase — translated: MSQCLNPDCLFQNPSGSTKFCQKCGNKLLLGDRYGAQKIIGQGGFGRTFLAIDEYKPSKPPCVIKQLYPQFQGTSSIQKATELFELEAVRLEQLGKHSQIPELLAYFSQDGRQYLVQEFIDGENVAQTLESKGYFSETQIRNLLNNLLPVFEFIHSRQVIHRDIKPENIILRQDGQLVLVDFGAAKYATQTALAVTGTRIGTAGYTAPEQANGKAIHASDIYSLGVTCLCLLTQVKPIDLFDDTEFEWVWREHLKTSVSSELGQILDKMIQPAIKKRYQSATEVLQALASQSPQPSPQVPPPPPDSLKSARDVDYTRLRDLLATGEWKEADQETFKVMLKAARREKEGWFDTNSIENFPGDDLRTIDKLWVKYSQGHFGFSVQKKIWLEIGGKVDYDTECKLGDRVGWRKRRKGRKEWLSYNDLTFNLQAPRGHLPSCARVFAWGGEGLGWVVGVLGWLGLVVWFSLLSHREL
- a CDS encoding carbohydrate kinase; this translates as MNLYLGIDFGTTGARSTVIDSQGTIHCETEYTFANNGQQQRELPSVWQNALWDSIEQIPPTIRNQVRAIALDGTSSTVMLCNTDGIPVCEPILYNDARGAAVTERLRAIAPANHTVLSATSSLAKLLWWQEGGLEAHPTKQFSLCGTGILPVVEKLYFLHQADWLAFLLHGKLGISDYHNALKLGFDVDTLCYPNWLIEGIAGAATPELPQVVAPGTPVGEVRAQVGDRFGFPRDCMICAGTTDSIAAFLASGVNLPGEAVSSLGSTLAVKLLSHTRVDDSRYGIYSHKLGDLWLVGGASNTGGAVLRHFFTDVELETYSTQIDPEQESLLDYYPLLKKGDRFPINDPNLPPRLEPRPTDSVEFLHGLLESIARIEARGYQLLQELGATPLTKVYTAGGGAKNAVWSAIRKRYLKVPVETPIHTAAAYGVALLAMRGAMGI